The following nucleotide sequence is from Achromobacter spanius.
GTGTTGGCCCAGAGCGGTCAGAGCAGCGCGAACGCTCAGAGCAGTTCGAACGCTCAGAGAAGTTCGAATGCTCAAAGCAGCCCGAACAGCCAGACCAGCCAGACCGCTCAGCCCAACCAGGCCGACGGCGACGGCCTGGTGCGCGACTGGCCTCAGCCGTCCGTGGATTTTGAAAAGAATACGTCTTACGCGGTCCAGTGGTTCGCGTTCGGCTTGATTGCCGCCATCGCATGGCTGGTGGTGCTGGGGGGCGCCATCAAGCGCATGCGCCAGCGCGCGGGACAGGGCGCAAGGCCCTGAGCGCGCGCATCAATGAATGACTCTTCCAGGATATAACGTGGCTCGCGACATCTCATCCCACACACCCGCACGCAAGCGTTCGTTGATGCCCATGCTGCTGGTGTTCCTGTGTTCGCTGGCGCCCATCGTGGCCGCCTTCGTGGTGTACATGAACCCGCAATGGTGGCCGGACGAGTCCAGCAATTACGGCACGCTGGTGTCGCCGCAGCGCCCCATGCCCGCCGCCAACGAACTGAAACTGACGACCTTGGACGGCAAGCCGTTCGACCTGCAAAGCTTGAAGGGCAAGTGGCTGCTGGTGGCGGCCGATGGCGCGGAATGCCCGGAAAGCTGCGCTCGCAAGCTCTACATTACGCGCAACACCCACGCCAGCCAGGGCAAGAACGTGGATCGCCTGGCCCGCGTCTGGTTCATTACCGACGACGCGCCGGTGCCGCAGAAAGTGCTGGATGCCTATCAGGGCACCGTCATGCTGCGCGTGAACCCGGACCAGCTTGCGCACTACCTGCTGGCCCGCGACACCGCCGCCGGGCAGCCGGGCTTGCAGGACCCGATCTGGGTGATCGACCCGCTGGGCAACCTGATGATGCAGTACCCTGCCCAGGCGGATGGCGTGAAGGTGCGCAAGGACATCAGCAAGCTGGTCTATAACTCGCGCATTGGT
It contains:
- a CDS encoding SCO family protein is translated as MPMLLVFLCSLAPIVAAFVVYMNPQWWPDESSNYGTLVSPQRPMPAANELKLTTLDGKPFDLQSLKGKWLLVAADGAECPESCARKLYITRNTHASQGKNVDRLARVWFITDDAPVPQKVLDAYQGTVMLRVNPDQLAHYLLARDTAAGQPGLQDPIWVIDPLGNLMMQYPAQADGVKVRKDISKLVYNSRIG